The following proteins come from a genomic window of Streptomyces leeuwenhoekii:
- a CDS encoding winged helix-turn-helix transcriptional regulator → MSTIDQAAPAADTTKRVPGHVIYRRVLAERTSYALAAAGMAVGPQLDDSAWSYLASGGVGLGTLAWLYAKTKDPDQGLSVLTRAQRAIPFLTAAGTYVANLITPGFNWWEVVAPAAWASLMGWMAPLTRSAGLVLELTERQAQHGAGPGEPLTYTEFLAAKWQQATGDGTRLVSIQPYRADRPDFEAVVVAQAGKAVPTFTEVQLAAAFDFPVGTVKIRPIQGSGPGRMRLVARPTTEDTEATAEGLRGLWETAVAAPGKAAPGVDLIDWRSEPHRIVLLVASPPGKEIHLPHTAICSAFGIDDPSRLVIETDGIRQGVISVYKTNPLMKVRKATVEDLTMDAKGRVTIGVCHDGKPARMRLWDPGQGALRGITAGVTGAGKSVLQNLILAAEKRSGVVSWVGDVQGGMSLPEAEGRVDWFAKGPVETLLMLTAAHAVMKYRERLSNEMGRGDFALNRPWPLINITLDEINRLLSHPDEAMRKATAYLIADIQKTGRKVGIGIRLAVQSLHLKDLGDDDAIRQQGKVGALFLMRTASSSTKEMGLDGIAPAGFQMENIPARIYENGQIEALFSGKDDEDGESTAGMAYMFLDGRAKFMRTFFAEKKDGVYPDLIALYGEDPPTGLTEGEAKAAQAGAAIYGVRHTNPYADCDTLAQAFSDAPGSKPTAGTPAPAADTDGDSGEAPAPSFEAPFGIPFGDSGPDIGEEPGLQDQILELLADGPKHLKDLRAALPGFQPSSVSNACTQLKAKGLAISRKRGLWQLTDN, encoded by the coding sequence TTGAGCACCATCGACCAGGCGGCGCCGGCCGCCGACACCACCAAGCGCGTCCCGGGCCACGTCATCTACCGGCGCGTCCTGGCCGAACGCACCTCCTACGCCCTCGCGGCGGCCGGGATGGCCGTCGGCCCGCAGCTGGACGACAGCGCCTGGTCCTACCTCGCCTCCGGCGGGGTCGGCCTGGGCACGCTCGCCTGGCTGTATGCGAAGACGAAGGACCCCGACCAGGGCCTGAGCGTCCTCACGCGGGCGCAGCGGGCGATCCCGTTCCTGACGGCCGCCGGCACCTACGTGGCGAACCTGATCACCCCCGGCTTCAACTGGTGGGAGGTCGTCGCCCCGGCCGCGTGGGCGTCCCTGATGGGCTGGATGGCGCCGCTCACCCGCAGCGCCGGTCTGGTCCTGGAGCTCACCGAGCGCCAGGCGCAGCACGGCGCAGGTCCCGGTGAGCCGCTGACCTACACCGAGTTCCTCGCCGCGAAGTGGCAGCAGGCCACCGGCGACGGAACCCGGCTGGTGTCCATCCAGCCCTACCGCGCCGATCGGCCCGACTTCGAGGCCGTCGTCGTCGCTCAGGCCGGGAAGGCGGTGCCCACCTTCACCGAGGTGCAGCTGGCCGCCGCGTTCGACTTCCCGGTCGGCACCGTGAAGATCCGCCCGATCCAGGGCTCCGGGCCCGGCCGGATGCGGCTGGTCGCGCGCCCCACGACCGAGGACACCGAGGCCACCGCCGAAGGGCTGCGCGGACTGTGGGAGACCGCCGTTGCCGCCCCGGGCAAGGCCGCCCCCGGCGTCGACCTGATCGACTGGCGGTCCGAACCGCACCGCATCGTGCTGCTGGTCGCCTCCCCGCCGGGCAAGGAGATCCACCTGCCGCACACGGCGATCTGCTCCGCCTTCGGCATCGACGACCCCTCCCGGCTCGTCATCGAAACGGACGGCATCCGTCAGGGCGTCATCTCCGTCTACAAGACGAACCCGCTGATGAAGGTCCGCAAGGCCACCGTCGAAGACCTGACGATGGACGCCAAGGGCCGCGTCACCATCGGCGTCTGCCACGACGGCAAGCCCGCCCGGATGCGGCTGTGGGATCCCGGGCAGGGCGCGCTGCGCGGCATCACCGCCGGCGTCACCGGCGCGGGCAAGTCCGTCCTGCAGAACCTGATCCTCGCTGCGGAGAAGCGCTCCGGCGTCGTCTCCTGGGTCGGCGACGTCCAGGGCGGCATGTCCCTCCCGGAGGCGGAAGGGCGGGTCGACTGGTTCGCCAAGGGCCCGGTGGAGACGCTCCTGATGCTCACGGCCGCGCACGCGGTCATGAAGTACCGCGAGCGGCTCTCCAACGAGATGGGCCGCGGCGACTTCGCCCTGAACCGGCCGTGGCCGCTCATCAACATCACGCTGGACGAGATCAACCGGCTGCTGTCCCACCCGGACGAAGCGATGCGCAAGGCCACCGCCTACCTCATCGCCGACATCCAGAAGACCGGCCGCAAGGTCGGCATCGGCATCCGGCTCGCCGTGCAGTCCCTGCACCTCAAGGACCTCGGTGACGACGACGCGATCCGCCAGCAGGGCAAGGTCGGCGCGCTGTTCCTCATGCGCACCGCCTCCTCCTCCACCAAGGAGATGGGCCTGGACGGCATCGCCCCGGCCGGTTTCCAGATGGAGAACATCCCCGCCCGCATCTACGAGAACGGGCAGATCGAGGCGCTGTTCTCCGGCAAGGACGACGAGGACGGCGAGTCCACCGCGGGCATGGCGTACATGTTCCTCGACGGGCGCGCCAAGTTCATGCGCACGTTCTTCGCGGAGAAGAAGGACGGGGTCTATCCCGACCTGATCGCCCTGTACGGCGAGGACCCGCCCACCGGGCTGACCGAGGGTGAGGCCAAGGCCGCGCAGGCCGGGGCCGCGATCTACGGCGTGCGGCACACCAACCCGTACGCCGACTGCGACACCCTCGCCCAGGCGTTCTCTGACGCCCCCGGCAGCAAGCCGACGGCTGGCACCCCGGCTCCGGCCGCGGACACCGACGGCGACAGCGGCGAGGCCCCCGCCCCGTCGTTCGAGGCGCCGTTCGGCATCCCGTTCGGCGATAGCGGTCCCGACATCGGGGAGGAGCCCGGCCTCCAGGACCAGATCCTCGAACTGCTCGCCGACGGACCCAAGCACCTCAAGGACCTGCGCGCCGCGCTGCCCGGCTTCCAGCCCTCCAGCGTCAGCAACGCCTGCACCCAGCTCAAGGCGAAGGGCCTGGCCATCTCGCGCAAGCGGGGCCTGTGGCAGCTCACCGACAACTGA
- a CDS encoding DUF2637 domain-containing protein, which yields MTITDWPRTAADPDPDSASPAAVSGTPEPVSRTLGSVSDVAEFVSETESGTGTDTSPARLTGTQKWTAGAIVAFALALAGIGLYLSFEHVAQFAHEELRFGSLGKGQLFAIGVDVGIMVMIAVDLLMAWLKRPISWIRYPVWLLTAATVVLNAASGAPKDRAWELLDYVAAGAHGVVPVLFIMVVELGRTSIDRVVRPDQAARDSIPWLRWVLAPVATARIFRRMRLWGVTSYPEMIRRDQELIAYEQWLKRKYEGDISQATEDELLPMRMAPYGYTVAQALAMPEEQEQAAQEREEEAERRRLDAETRSEVAKAESEAERLRAKGKVELVQAEIDGQTGQARAHARAQVSAAERAAALEQEALDRALMAEARAREAEAERKEAQERKAKAAADLEAADLERKAAEQRKAAAEADKIADAEADAIETERIAEVRRRKAAADLEAAELERKAAQKRKEAAEADRVAEAEAQAIETQAIAEARKAAAEADRVAAERERAAAEARRATAEADRKKAEEDRRREAALADIARAKKEAAEAERAAAETRRVAAEIERAAVEAEDAAKLKPRERAVRKVARMILAAGGDTDRLPLAEIQRELAVTSPGTASEYRQEAAELLAGGYRPE from the coding sequence ATGACGATCACCGACTGGCCGCGCACCGCAGCCGACCCCGACCCCGACTCGGCTTCACCGGCCGCCGTTTCGGGAACACCCGAGCCGGTTTCGCGGACGCTCGGCTCCGTTTCGGATGTGGCGGAGTTCGTTTCGGAGACGGAAAGCGGAACCGGAACGGACACCTCCCCGGCGAGGCTGACCGGCACCCAGAAGTGGACGGCCGGAGCGATCGTCGCGTTCGCGCTCGCCCTCGCGGGCATCGGCCTCTACCTGTCCTTCGAGCACGTCGCCCAGTTCGCCCACGAGGAGCTGCGCTTCGGCTCGCTGGGCAAGGGCCAGCTGTTCGCGATCGGCGTTGACGTCGGCATCATGGTCATGATCGCCGTCGACCTGCTGATGGCCTGGCTCAAGCGCCCCATCAGCTGGATCCGCTACCCGGTGTGGCTGCTGACGGCCGCGACGGTCGTCCTCAACGCCGCGTCCGGCGCGCCGAAAGACCGGGCGTGGGAGCTGCTGGACTACGTCGCCGCTGGCGCGCACGGCGTCGTCCCGGTGCTCTTCATCATGGTGGTGGAGCTGGGTCGCACCTCGATCGACCGCGTCGTCCGGCCTGACCAGGCCGCACGCGACTCGATCCCGTGGCTGCGCTGGGTCCTCGCCCCCGTGGCGACGGCCCGGATCTTCCGCCGGATGCGGCTGTGGGGCGTCACCTCCTACCCGGAGATGATCCGCCGGGACCAGGAACTCATCGCCTACGAGCAGTGGCTCAAGCGCAAGTACGAGGGCGACATCTCCCAGGCCACCGAGGATGAGCTGCTGCCGATGCGGATGGCCCCCTACGGCTACACCGTCGCTCAGGCCCTGGCCATGCCCGAGGAGCAAGAACAGGCAGCTCAGGAGCGTGAGGAGGAGGCCGAGCGCCGCCGCCTGGACGCGGAGACCCGCAGCGAGGTCGCCAAGGCGGAGTCCGAGGCCGAGCGGCTGCGTGCCAAGGGGAAGGTGGAGCTGGTCCAGGCCGAGATCGACGGTCAGACCGGCCAGGCCCGCGCGCACGCTCGTGCCCAGGTCAGCGCCGCGGAGCGGGCCGCCGCGCTGGAGCAGGAGGCGCTGGACCGGGCCCTCATGGCCGAGGCCCGCGCCCGCGAGGCGGAGGCGGAGCGCAAGGAGGCCCAGGAGCGGAAGGCGAAGGCCGCCGCCGATCTGGAGGCCGCTGACCTGGAGCGCAAGGCCGCCGAGCAGCGCAAGGCGGCGGCTGAGGCGGACAAGATCGCGGACGCCGAGGCCGACGCGATCGAGACCGAGCGGATCGCTGAGGTGCGGCGGAGGAAGGCCGCCGCCGATCTGGAGGCGGCCGAACTGGAGCGGAAGGCGGCGCAGAAGCGGAAGGAAGCCGCGGAGGCCGACCGGGTCGCCGAGGCGGAGGCACAGGCGATCGAGACGCAGGCCATCGCTGAAGCCCGTAAGGCTGCTGCCGAAGCGGACCGGGTCGCTGCCGAAAGGGAGCGGGCTGCCGCCGAAGCGCGGCGCGCCACTGCCGAAGCCGACCGCAAGAAGGCGGAGGAGGACCGCCGCCGGGAGGCCGCTCTCGCCGACATCGCGCGCGCCAAGAAGGAGGCCGCCGAAGCCGAGCGGGCCGCTGCCGAAACGCGGCGGGTCGCTGCCGAAATCGAGCGGGCCGCGGTCGAAGCCGAGGACGCGGCGAAGCTGAAGCCGCGCGAGCGTGCGGTCCGCAAGGTCGCCCGGATGATCCTCGCGGCCGGCGGCGACACCGACCGGCTGCCGCTCGCCGAAATCCAGCGTGAGCTGGCGGTCACCTCGCCCGGCACCGCCTCGGAGTACCGCCAGGAGGCGGCCGAGCTGCTCGCCGGCGGCTACCGCCCCGAGTGA
- a CDS encoding WhiB family transcriptional regulator, whose amino-acid sequence MNRTSIVRTSYAPSADLPVNTNWREDGACREEDPELFFPIGNTGPALLQIEEAKSVCRGCPVLETCGQWALEMGEAHGVWGGMSEDDRRRIKRRAARNRTRAA is encoded by the coding sequence ATGAATCGCACGTCCATCGTACGCACCAGCTACGCCCCCTCCGCCGACCTTCCGGTCAACACCAACTGGCGGGAGGACGGTGCCTGTCGGGAGGAGGACCCCGAGCTGTTCTTCCCCATCGGCAACACCGGCCCGGCGCTCCTGCAGATCGAGGAAGCCAAGTCGGTGTGCCGCGGGTGCCCCGTGCTGGAGACCTGCGGCCAGTGGGCGCTGGAGATGGGCGAGGCCCACGGCGTGTGGGGCGGCATGAGCGAGGACGACCGCCGCCGCATCAAGCGCCGCGCCGCCCGCAACCGCACCAGGGCCGCCTGA
- a CDS encoding GNAT family N-acetyltransferase yields MAVSGRARALYQRIADKIRAQITDGTLAPGDRLPTEAEIAAEWNTTRSTAVQGLKVLVNEGLIISDRPRGYFVRSKRPMVYRPQGEFRKRPLSPEMDQFLTQMSEEGREASQHIEVKVEAPSRQVRERLQLGEGELVVVRRRVRFIDGIPYNTNDSHFPLSLVQSSEIMNPDDIARGANVVLSELGYEQVRALDEFHVRMPTPEEADRLQLGPGTPVAVHLCTGYTREGRPVRAVVNVLPGDRHVITYERSRPQLEGAPIIRQATVTDLRTVTDLWEHAASWLNERGIDQWQYPPREDRIKANIEAGECWIVEADGAPVATITLDEHADPDFWSPAEAAEPALYVHRMVVRRDIAGLDLGSAMLDWAGQQALSQGKELLRLDAWRSNEALQQYYADRGFTHVRTVEAEDRSSGALFQRPANYTRGTGPELETAASDTKH; encoded by the coding sequence ATGGCAGTCAGCGGCAGGGCACGGGCCCTCTACCAGCGCATCGCGGACAAGATCCGTGCCCAGATCACGGACGGGACCCTGGCCCCGGGTGATCGCCTGCCAACGGAGGCCGAGATTGCCGCCGAGTGGAACACCACCCGATCGACCGCCGTCCAGGGACTGAAAGTCCTGGTCAACGAGGGCCTCATCATCAGCGACCGCCCCCGCGGCTACTTCGTCCGCAGCAAGAGGCCGATGGTCTACAGGCCACAAGGTGAGTTCCGGAAGCGGCCGCTGAGCCCGGAGATGGATCAGTTCCTCACCCAGATGTCCGAGGAAGGCCGGGAGGCCAGCCAGCACATCGAGGTGAAGGTGGAGGCTCCGTCGCGTCAGGTCCGTGAGCGACTCCAGCTCGGCGAGGGCGAGCTGGTCGTTGTCCGCCGGCGCGTCCGCTTCATCGACGGCATCCCGTACAACACGAACGACAGCCACTTCCCGCTGTCCCTGGTCCAGAGCAGCGAGATCATGAACCCGGACGACATCGCGCGAGGTGCGAACGTCGTCCTGTCCGAGCTGGGCTACGAGCAAGTCCGCGCCCTCGATGAGTTCCACGTCCGCATGCCGACCCCCGAGGAAGCCGACCGGCTGCAACTTGGCCCCGGCACCCCTGTCGCGGTGCATCTGTGCACGGGCTACACGAGGGAGGGAAGACCCGTCCGCGCCGTGGTCAACGTCCTGCCCGGCGATCGGCACGTCATCACGTACGAGCGCAGCCGACCGCAGCTCGAAGGCGCGCCGATCATCCGTCAGGCCACCGTGACGGACCTTCGCACAGTCACCGACCTGTGGGAGCACGCCGCATCGTGGCTCAACGAGCGCGGGATCGATCAGTGGCAGTACCCGCCGCGCGAGGACCGCATCAAGGCGAACATCGAGGCCGGCGAATGCTGGATCGTCGAAGCGGACGGGGCCCCCGTGGCAACCATCACGCTCGACGAGCACGCCGATCCCGATTTCTGGAGCCCCGCCGAGGCCGCCGAACCCGCCCTCTACGTACACCGCATGGTCGTACGCCGTGACATCGCGGGCCTGGACCTCGGATCGGCCATGCTCGACTGGGCTGGACAGCAGGCCCTGAGTCAGGGCAAGGAGCTGCTGCGCCTTGACGCGTGGCGTTCCAACGAGGCGTTGCAGCAGTACTACGCCGACCGCGGCTTCACGCACGTACGAACCGTAGAAGCCGAGGATCGCAGTAGCGGTGCCCTGTTCCAGCGCCCGGCCAACTACACCCGAGGCACCGGACCGGAGCTTGAGACGGCAGCGTCGGATACCAAGCACTAG
- a CDS encoding DNA-binding protein translates to MALDRRALLRAGVGLGAAAAVGVGSPASADSGSVPGLVRKARAASAYGSTPVEHLRRTRRVLIDTDNLLGPRRAVSAVRDHIEVIQVLRRDAKGVDRHDLMELQTQYGELLSWLYQDLGNPKAASYWLDRAMQWSQTVGDGDLSTYVMARKAQLAGDTGDLVDVVDLAEAAQRMARPRSRLAAVARTYEAYGHALRGDADESERAIDDVRNALDGAAADPTPWGVWLNASYVEIHRAQGLEALGKHDQAAEAFAAAIRMMPDGYHRDRGVYMARQAVALAGARAPEQAATIGMHALTVAEDTGSGRITNELARLDKALIPWQREPVVDEFRAAFDSTLVHETETEA, encoded by the coding sequence GTGGCTCTGGATCGGCGTGCGCTGCTGCGCGCGGGGGTGGGGCTGGGAGCCGCTGCGGCGGTCGGCGTCGGTTCGCCGGCGTCCGCGGATTCGGGCTCGGTACCGGGGCTGGTTCGCAAGGCGCGGGCCGCGTCGGCGTACGGCTCGACGCCGGTGGAGCACCTGCGCCGCACGCGCCGGGTGCTGATCGACACCGACAACCTGCTCGGGCCCCGGCGTGCGGTCAGCGCGGTACGCGACCACATCGAGGTCATCCAGGTGCTCCGACGTGACGCCAAAGGCGTCGACCGGCATGACCTCATGGAGCTGCAGACCCAGTACGGGGAACTCCTGTCCTGGCTCTACCAGGACCTGGGCAACCCGAAGGCGGCGTCGTACTGGCTGGACCGGGCGATGCAGTGGTCGCAAACGGTCGGCGACGGCGACCTGAGCACGTACGTCATGGCCCGCAAGGCCCAGCTGGCCGGCGACACCGGGGACCTGGTCGACGTCGTCGACCTCGCCGAAGCCGCCCAGCGGATGGCGCGGCCGCGCAGCCGACTCGCCGCCGTCGCGCGCACGTACGAGGCGTACGGGCATGCGCTGCGCGGTGATGCTGACGAGAGCGAGCGGGCGATCGACGACGTCCGCAACGCCCTCGATGGCGCCGCCGCCGACCCCACCCCGTGGGGTGTGTGGCTGAACGCGTCGTACGTGGAGATTCACCGCGCCCAGGGCCTGGAGGCTCTGGGCAAGCACGACCAGGCCGCGGAGGCGTTCGCCGCCGCGATCCGGATGATGCCCGACGGCTACCACCGCGACCGCGGCGTTTACATGGCTCGGCAGGCCGTTGCGCTGGCTGGCGCCCGCGCCCCGGAGCAGGCCGCCACCATCGGGATGCACGCGCTGACCGTGGCGGAGGACACCGGCTCCGGCCGTATCACCAACGAGCTCGCCCGCCTCGACAAGGCCCTGATCCCCTGGCAGCGCGAGCCGGTCGTGGATGAGTTCCGCGCCGCCTTCGACTCCACCCTCGTACACGAGACTGAAACGGAAGCCTGA
- a CDS encoding RibD family protein, translating into MTARPYVLLSAAMSVDGYLDDTSPERLLLSNADDFDRVDEVRASCDAILIGATTMRKDNPRLLVNSEERRAKRLAEGRSEYPLKVTVTASGDLDADLKFWHFGGQKLVFTVDSAIDKVKATLGDLADVVSVGPELNWGLVLDELGRRGVGRLMVEGGGTIHTQLMAQNLADEVHLAVAPLLVGQADAPKFLGTADYPGGSTARMRLLEARAIGDVVLLRYAPKERG; encoded by the coding sequence ATGACTGCCCGCCCGTACGTTCTGCTGTCCGCCGCCATGTCGGTCGACGGCTACCTGGACGACACCAGCCCCGAGCGGCTGCTGCTCTCCAACGCTGACGACTTCGACCGCGTGGACGAGGTGCGCGCCTCCTGCGACGCGATCCTGATCGGCGCGACGACCATGCGGAAGGACAACCCGAGGCTGCTGGTCAACTCCGAGGAGCGCCGCGCGAAGCGGCTCGCGGAGGGCCGGTCGGAGTACCCGCTGAAGGTGACGGTGACGGCCTCTGGCGACCTCGACGCTGACCTGAAGTTCTGGCACTTCGGGGGCCAGAAGCTCGTCTTCACGGTCGACTCCGCCATCGACAAGGTGAAGGCGACGCTCGGGGACCTCGCGGACGTGGTGAGCGTCGGCCCCGAGCTCAACTGGGGCCTGGTCCTCGACGAGCTGGGCCGCCGTGGAGTCGGCCGGCTCATGGTGGAGGGCGGCGGCACGATCCACACCCAGCTCATGGCCCAGAACCTGGCCGACGAGGTCCACCTCGCCGTCGCCCCCCTGCTGGTGGGGCAGGCCGACGCCCCGAAGTTCCTGGGCACCGCCGACTACCCGGGCGGGTCGACCGCCCGGATGCGGCTGCTGGAGGCCCGCGCGATCGGCGACGTCGTGCTGCTGCGCTACGCGCCGAAGGAGCGCGGCTGA